In Pseudoalteromonas carrageenovora IAM 12662, the following proteins share a genomic window:
- a CDS encoding PLDc N-terminal domain-containing protein codes for MNEVVFLIIILSAYILPVVIVVNSKRTQGHEKNGWLIGVIIFSWLGLVMYFAIVPKHGRKKRKKKKSS; via the coding sequence ATGAATGAAGTTGTATTTTTAATTATTATTTTAAGCGCTTATATTTTACCTGTCGTTATAGTAGTAAATAGTAAGCGCACCCAAGGCCACGAAAAAAACGGCTGGCTAATAGGCGTTATTATATTTTCGTGGCTTGGGCTTGTAATGTACTTTGCTATTGTGCCAAAGCATGGTCGCAAAAAAAGAAAGAAGAAAAAATCGTCATAA